In Aureibaculum algae, the following are encoded in one genomic region:
- a CDS encoding DUF2271 domain-containing protein: MKLKLFILSIVTVLTLAAFSPVAKSTSYKCMIQLINYDGEGAYIAVSLLDAKGNYVETLNVIGDDNEWYHDLTNWWKYFENTTNTIDAITGATISGGERTIKVIKIDDDKLNKGYKIRFETAVEDQKYVADDVTFELTSESVKSKVDGTGYIRYIRMLPQK; encoded by the coding sequence ATGAAATTAAAATTATTTATTTTAAGCATCGTAACGGTACTAACGCTTGCTGCTTTCAGTCCAGTAGCCAAAAGCACCTCTTACAAATGCATGATTCAGCTTATTAATTACGATGGTGAAGGAGCTTATATTGCCGTTTCATTATTGGATGCTAAGGGCAATTACGTAGAAACTTTAAATGTAATTGGAGATGATAATGAGTGGTATCACGATTTAACAAATTGGTGGAAATATTTTGAAAACACAACCAATACTATCGATGCAATTACTGGAGCCACAATTAGTGGTGGAGAACGTACCATTAAAGTCATTAAAATTGATGATGACAAATTAAATAAAGGATATAAAATTCGTTTTGAAACCGCTGTTGAAGATCAAAAATATGTTGCAGATGACGTAACTTTTGAATTGACTTCAGAAAGTGTAAAAAGTAAAGTAGACGGTACAGGCTATATAAGATATATCCGTATGTTACCACAGAAATAA
- a CDS encoding ankyrin repeat domain-containing protein, whose protein sequence is MKKYFTIILLVITSTITAQQTNIFWSRDFWKPTTTIADVVQKVKEGNDAVALSSSNFDATVNAILANASDDVIKHLLSYDGNDVNKITHDGRTYLFWAGLKGNLPVMKHLISNGAKTDILDDKGSTVLLFAAGGGQTNPELYNLLLANGATLNETNPKGANALHQLIGKAKNLKELDYFTNKGLDLNSKDKLGHNAIDYAAKTGNKEIIEQLIKKGISYKDTNSDGSNAILIASIGGRGSGNSLEFFKYLKGLGIEANISDKQGVNPMHYLAYKNKEVAIFDYFSENGIPITKADNEGNTPLMNAAYSNDLAIVKYFVDKSEHINAKNEFGKTALTNAVRQNSFEVVEFLINNGAAINIIDENGNNLAFYLVDSYSKRNEKSFNQKWDLLTKKQLNFTHIQKQGNNLYHLAAIKNSTSILDKIAKHKLDINAKNNDGLTPLHRAIMTAKNVEIIKHLIALGAKTSILTDFEESSYDLALENELLDKNSIEFLKL, encoded by the coding sequence ATGAAAAAATATTTTACAATAATATTATTAGTTATTACCAGTACTATTACAGCACAACAAACTAATATTTTTTGGAGTCGCGACTTCTGGAAACCAACGACCACAATTGCTGATGTAGTACAAAAAGTAAAAGAAGGTAATGATGCCGTAGCATTAAGCTCAAGTAACTTTGATGCTACTGTAAATGCCATTTTAGCCAATGCATCTGATGATGTTATTAAACATCTATTAAGCTATGATGGTAACGATGTTAACAAGATTACTCATGACGGTCGTACCTATTTGTTTTGGGCAGGTTTAAAAGGGAATTTACCTGTAATGAAACACCTTATCAGCAATGGAGCAAAAACGGACATCCTTGATGATAAAGGAAGTACTGTTTTACTTTTCGCAGCTGGAGGTGGACAAACGAATCCTGAACTTTACAACTTGCTTTTAGCTAACGGTGCCACCCTAAATGAAACCAATCCAAAAGGTGCCAACGCATTACATCAGCTGATTGGTAAAGCCAAGAACTTAAAAGAGTTAGACTATTTTACAAATAAAGGATTAGACTTAAATAGTAAAGACAAACTAGGACATAATGCTATTGATTATGCCGCAAAAACTGGAAACAAAGAAATTATTGAGCAATTGATTAAAAAAGGTATTTCGTATAAGGACACTAATTCAGATGGTAGTAATGCTATTTTAATAGCTTCCATTGGAGGTCGTGGCAGTGGCAATAGTTTAGAATTTTTCAAGTATTTAAAAGGGCTAGGAATTGAAGCAAATATTTCTGATAAGCAAGGTGTAAACCCAATGCATTATCTAGCCTACAAAAATAAAGAGGTAGCTATTTTTGACTATTTTTCTGAAAACGGTATACCAATAACAAAGGCAGATAATGAAGGTAATACACCATTAATGAATGCTGCTTATAGCAATGACTTGGCAATAGTAAAATATTTTGTTGACAAATCTGAACATATAAATGCAAAAAATGAATTTGGCAAAACAGCACTGACTAATGCGGTAAGACAAAATTCATTTGAAGTGGTTGAATTTTTAATCAACAACGGAGCAGCTATAAATATTATTGACGAAAATGGAAATAATCTAGCATTCTACTTAGTAGATTCTTATTCAAAACGTAATGAAAAATCTTTTAACCAAAAGTGGGATTTACTTACAAAAAAACAGCTGAATTTTACCCATATTCAAAAACAAGGCAACAACCTGTATCATTTAGCCGCAATTAAAAACAGCACGTCTATTTTAGATAAAATTGCTAAGCATAAACTGGATATTAATGCTAAGAACAATGATGGACTTACCCCTTTGCACAGAGCGATAATGACCGCCAAAAATGTAGAAATAATCAAACATTTAATAGCGTTAGGAGCCAAAACAAGCATTTTAACAGACTTTGAAGAATCTTCATATGATTTGGCACTAGAAAACGAGCTTTTAGATAAAAACAGTATTGAATTTTTAAAGTTATAA